A region of Streptomyces halobius DNA encodes the following proteins:
- a CDS encoding peptide chain release factor 3, giving the protein MRAWGRAASEAARRRTFAVISHPDAGKSTLTEALALHAHAITSAGAVHGKSGRRGVSSDWMEMEKARGISVTSAVLQFAHRGCVLNLLDTPGHADFSEDTYRVLAAVDCAVMLIDAAKGLEEQTRKLFDVCRHRGIPVITFVNKWDRPGREALELLDEIEREFRLKPAPVTWPVGSAGYLRGLVDVNSPGRMLRYTRAPGGTHEAVEEPIPAEQAAFEEGADWEQATEELQLLQADGAEFDRASFLAGTSTPVFFGAAISNIGVRLLLDAVVDLAPPPGAREVEGGGSRPVDAPFSGLVFKVQANMDPSHRDRIAFLRVCSGVFERGATVTRAASGKPFATKYAHSVFGQDRSMVDTAYPGDVVGLVNATALRVGDTLYDGKPALFPPMPTFAPEHFAVVRPVDIGRSKQFRRGIAQLDEEGVVQVLVSDVRGDQAPVLAAVGPMQFDVVSARMAGEFSAPVRLETLPYRLARATDAAGAEALNRSRLVRGEALTRIRDKALLALFPDRWQTNSFEREFPDARLEPLLAAHE; this is encoded by the coding sequence TTGAGAGCTTGGGGACGGGCGGCGAGCGAGGCGGCCCGACGGCGCACCTTCGCCGTGATCAGCCACCCGGACGCGGGCAAGTCCACACTCACCGAGGCCCTGGCTCTGCACGCGCACGCGATCACGTCGGCGGGCGCGGTGCACGGCAAGTCCGGGCGGCGCGGGGTGTCCTCGGACTGGATGGAGATGGAGAAGGCCCGCGGCATCTCCGTCACCTCCGCTGTCCTGCAGTTCGCCCACCGTGGCTGCGTGCTCAATCTGCTGGACACCCCCGGTCACGCCGACTTCTCCGAGGACACCTACCGGGTGCTGGCGGCGGTGGACTGCGCGGTCATGCTCATCGACGCCGCCAAGGGCCTGGAGGAGCAGACCCGCAAGCTCTTCGACGTCTGCCGGCATCGCGGCATCCCGGTGATCACGTTCGTCAACAAGTGGGACCGTCCGGGGCGCGAGGCGCTGGAGCTGCTGGACGAGATCGAGCGGGAGTTCCGCCTCAAGCCCGCTCCGGTCACCTGGCCGGTCGGCAGCGCCGGATATCTGCGCGGCCTGGTCGACGTGAACTCACCCGGCCGGATGCTGCGCTACACCCGCGCCCCCGGCGGCACACACGAGGCGGTCGAGGAGCCGATCCCGGCCGAGCAGGCCGCCTTCGAGGAAGGAGCCGACTGGGAGCAGGCCACCGAGGAACTCCAGCTGCTGCAGGCCGACGGGGCCGAGTTCGACCGCGCCTCGTTCCTCGCCGGCACCTCCACCCCGGTCTTCTTCGGCGCGGCGATCTCCAACATCGGCGTACGACTGCTGCTGGACGCCGTCGTCGACCTCGCCCCACCGCCGGGTGCGCGCGAAGTGGAGGGCGGCGGCAGCCGCCCGGTCGACGCGCCCTTCTCCGGCCTGGTGTTCAAGGTGCAGGCGAACATGGACCCCTCCCACCGCGACCGGATCGCGTTCCTGCGCGTGTGCTCGGGCGTCTTCGAACGCGGCGCGACCGTCACCCGCGCCGCCTCCGGCAAGCCGTTCGCCACCAAGTACGCACACAGCGTCTTCGGGCAGGACCGCTCCATGGTCGACACCGCCTACCCCGGGGATGTGGTCGGCCTGGTCAACGCCACCGCCCTGCGCGTCGGCGACACCCTCTACGACGGAAAGCCGGCCCTCTTCCCGCCCATGCCCACCTTCGCGCCCGAGCACTTCGCCGTCGTACGCCCGGTCGACATCGGCCGCTCCAAACAGTTCCGGCGCGGCATCGCCCAGCTGGACGAGGAGGGCGTGGTGCAGGTCCTGGTGTCCGACGTCCGCGGGGACCAGGCGCCGGTGCTCGCCGCGGTGGGACCGATGCAGTTCGATGTCGTCTCCGCGCGGATGGCGGGCGAATTCTCCGCCCCCGTACGACTGGAGACCCTTCCGTACCGCCTGGCACGGGCCACCGACGCGGCCGGGGCCGAAGCCCTCAACCGCTCCCGGCTCGTCAGGGGCGAGGCGCTGACCCGCATCCGCGACAAGGCGCTCCTCGCGCTGTTCCCGGACCGCTGGCAGACCAACTCCTTCGAGCGGGAATTCCCCGACGCCCGCCTCGAACCACTCCTCGCCGCACACGAATAG
- a CDS encoding MerR family transcriptional regulator: MGGRLMQIGEVSERTGLSLRTIRHYEDVGVVAPSERSMGGFRLYTEAEVRRLALVRRMRPLGFCLEDVRALLDVLEQLPDAGGPLPETDEQAYEELVTRLRKYWVQADARCEDLRRELGAAEEFARSLHGHLAQLLDAPVVVSKAAR; encoded by the coding sequence GTGGGCGGAAGGCTGATGCAGATCGGCGAGGTGTCCGAGCGCACGGGGCTGTCCCTGCGCACGATCCGCCACTACGAGGATGTCGGTGTGGTGGCCCCCAGTGAACGCAGCATGGGCGGCTTCCGGCTCTATACGGAGGCGGAGGTGCGACGGCTGGCGCTGGTGCGCAGGATGCGTCCGCTCGGCTTCTGTCTGGAGGACGTGCGGGCGCTGCTGGACGTCCTGGAGCAGCTGCCCGACGCGGGCGGACCGTTGCCGGAGACCGATGAGCAGGCGTACGAGGAGCTGGTGACGAGGTTGCGGAAGTACTGGGTGCAGGCCGATGCGCGGTGTGAGGACCTGCGCCGGGAGCTGGGGGCGGCCGAGGAGTTCGCCCGTTCCCTGCACGGACATCTGGCCCAGCTGCTGGATGCCCCCGTCGTGGTCTCGAAGGCGGCACGGTGA
- a CDS encoding ribonuclease J translates to MSHPHPELKAAPPLPVGGLRVVALGGLGEIGRNMTVFEHAGKLLIVDCGVLFPEENQPGVDVILPDFTSIRKRLDDVVAVVLTHGHEDHIGGVPYLLRERADIPVVGSKLTLAFLEAKLKEHGIKPRTARVREGDRRGFGPFDCEFVAVNHSIPDGLAVAIRTGAGMVLHTGDFKMDQFPLDDRITDLRAFARLGEEGVDLFLTDSTNAEVPGFTTSERELNPAIEQVLRTAPRRVIVSSFASHVHRIQQVLDAAHQHGRKVAFVGRSMVRNMGIARDLGYLNVPPGLVVSVKELEKLPENKITLVCTGSQGEPMAALSRMANRDHVIRIGKGDTVLLASSLIPGNETAIYRVINGLTRWGANVVHKGNAKVHVSGHASAGELVYCYNIVKPRNVMPVHGEWKHMRANADLAVRTGVAPDRVVIAEDGVVVDLVDGRASITGKVPAGYVYVDGMEVGGATEASLKDRLTLAEEGVVTVVAIVDADTGALAETPDFLARGFVHDDTTFEPAIPVIEKTLAAAAEEGVGEAHQLEQLIARAVAAWAFRTHRRKPLIIPVIIDA, encoded by the coding sequence ATGAGTCATCCGCATCCAGAGCTGAAAGCCGCCCCGCCGCTGCCCGTCGGAGGGTTGAGGGTCGTCGCCCTTGGTGGCCTGGGTGAGATCGGCCGCAACATGACCGTCTTCGAGCACGCCGGCAAGCTGCTGATCGTCGACTGCGGGGTGCTGTTCCCCGAGGAGAATCAGCCCGGCGTGGACGTGATCCTGCCCGACTTCACCTCGATCCGGAAGCGGCTGGACGATGTCGTGGCCGTGGTGCTGACCCATGGTCACGAAGACCACATCGGCGGGGTGCCGTACCTGTTGCGTGAGCGGGCCGACATCCCCGTCGTCGGCTCGAAGCTGACGCTGGCGTTCTTGGAGGCCAAGCTCAAGGAGCACGGCATCAAGCCGCGTACGGCACGGGTACGCGAAGGGGACCGGCGCGGGTTCGGGCCCTTCGACTGCGAGTTCGTGGCGGTCAATCACTCCATCCCGGACGGTCTCGCGGTCGCCATCCGCACCGGTGCCGGGATGGTGCTGCACACCGGTGACTTCAAGATGGACCAGTTCCCCCTGGACGACCGCATCACCGACCTGCGCGCCTTCGCCCGCCTCGGCGAGGAAGGCGTCGACCTGTTCCTCACCGACTCCACCAACGCCGAGGTGCCCGGCTTCACCACATCCGAACGCGAGCTGAACCCCGCGATCGAACAGGTCCTGCGCACCGCCCCGCGACGGGTCATCGTCTCCAGTTTCGCCAGCCATGTGCACCGCATCCAGCAAGTGCTGGACGCCGCCCACCAGCACGGCCGCAAGGTCGCCTTCGTGGGCCGCTCCATGGTCCGGAACATGGGCATCGCCCGCGACCTCGGCTATCTGAACGTTCCACCCGGCCTGGTGGTCAGCGTCAAGGAACTCGAAAAGCTGCCGGAGAACAAGATCACGCTGGTGTGCACGGGTTCCCAGGGCGAGCCGATGGCCGCGCTGTCCCGTATGGCCAACCGCGACCATGTGATCCGTATCGGCAAGGGGGACACCGTCCTGCTCGCCAGCTCCCTGATCCCGGGCAACGAGACCGCCATCTACCGGGTGATCAACGGGCTGACCAGGTGGGGCGCGAACGTCGTCCACAAGGGCAACGCCAAGGTGCACGTCTCCGGGCATGCCAGCGCCGGCGAACTCGTCTACTGCTACAACATCGTCAAGCCCCGCAACGTCATGCCCGTGCACGGCGAGTGGAAGCACATGCGGGCCAACGCCGATCTGGCCGTCCGCACCGGAGTCGCCCCCGACCGGGTGGTGATCGCCGAGGACGGCGTCGTCGTCGACCTCGTCGACGGCCGCGCGTCGATCACCGGCAAGGTGCCCGCCGGCTACGTCTACGTGGACGGCATGGAGGTCGGCGGCGCCACCGAAGCGTCCCTGAAGGACCGACTGACGCTGGCGGAGGAAGGCGTGGTCACGGTCGTGGCGATCGTCGACGCCGACACGGGCGCCCTCGCCGAGACCCCCGACTTCCTGGCGCGCGGATTCGTCCACGACGACACCACCTTCGAGCCGGCCATCCCCGTGATCGAAAAGACCCTGGCCGCCGCGGCCGAGGAAGGCGTCGGCGAGGCGCACCAGCTCGAACAGCTCATCGCCCGCGCCGTGGCGGCCTGGGCGTTTCGGACCCACCGCCGCAAGCCCCTCATCATCCCCGTCATCATCGACGCCTGA
- a CDS encoding HelD family protein, translating to MTDLQTRDEEQEQRYLAETVRLLKRELERLSASIDRTAKTIQEQKEFMWENWRDMDFAEKAAMRTEVNTSVGVGDGVVTVRRHVERLLESPYFGRVDFRRADDGEGKGHYIGVHDFSDPETQEILIHDWRAPVASLYYDFESGAAHFEAPTGTVHGTITGKRQYKIVDDHLEYMFDSALTIGDEVLQRELSQSADDRMKNIVATIQREQNEVIRNETAKVLILQGVAGSGKTSIALHRVAFLLYRFKDSLSSDNVMILSPNKVFGDYIANVLPELGEEQIAEIDFEKIAHRFLAKVTEFETFSEQVVKLLDRADDAAAERMRFKATPEFVTLLDEWLDARGDEDFTPRQIEQRNKWLSEEWVADAFAASRGLPVFARLELLAESAASRLRQEVLDKGGRWSAADNNGIRKQVRAMFPHKDAFALYKAFYQDPERKGLFKPLGRKKIEYADVFPLVYTLIKTFRQEGYGRIRHLLVDEMQDYTPVQYAVLRELFSCKMTILGDANQSVNPLSSSSLPVIRDIFPEADCLELVERHRQSEYRSLGIVCKTVAQAEGLYRILSAAGEDLAFLDYESTEFSAGTVITSAHIAKGLEFDAVIVPDVDHTNYANEMDKCMLYIACTRAMHELHLTHAGPLSRFLEFTKEPGSRPSVVDPQTAEMPDLATAAVG from the coding sequence TTGACGGACCTGCAGACGCGAGACGAGGAACAAGAGCAGCGGTACCTGGCCGAGACGGTGCGCCTGCTGAAGCGGGAGCTGGAGCGGCTCAGTGCCTCCATCGACCGGACCGCCAAGACCATCCAGGAGCAGAAGGAGTTCATGTGGGAGAACTGGCGTGACATGGACTTCGCCGAGAAGGCCGCCATGCGCACCGAGGTCAACACCTCCGTCGGTGTGGGCGACGGCGTCGTGACGGTGCGCCGGCATGTTGAGCGTCTGCTGGAATCGCCGTATTTCGGGCGCGTCGACTTCCGCAGGGCGGACGACGGGGAGGGGAAGGGCCACTACATCGGCGTCCATGACTTCTCGGACCCGGAGACCCAGGAGATCCTGATCCACGACTGGCGAGCCCCGGTCGCCAGCCTCTACTACGACTTCGAGTCGGGTGCCGCGCACTTCGAGGCCCCGACCGGGACCGTCCATGGAACGATCACGGGCAAACGCCAGTACAAGATCGTGGACGATCACCTTGAGTACATGTTCGACAGCGCGTTGACCATCGGCGACGAGGTGCTGCAGCGGGAGCTGAGCCAGTCCGCCGACGACAGGATGAAGAACATCGTCGCGACGATTCAGCGCGAGCAGAACGAGGTGATCCGCAACGAGACGGCGAAGGTGCTGATCCTTCAGGGCGTGGCGGGCTCCGGGAAGACGTCGATCGCCCTGCACCGGGTGGCGTTCCTGCTCTACCGCTTCAAGGACTCCCTGTCGTCCGACAACGTCATGATCCTTTCCCCCAACAAGGTCTTCGGCGACTACATCGCCAACGTCCTTCCCGAGCTCGGTGAGGAGCAGATCGCGGAGATCGACTTCGAGAAGATCGCCCACCGGTTTCTCGCCAAGGTGACGGAGTTCGAGACCTTCAGCGAGCAGGTGGTCAAGCTGCTCGACCGGGCGGACGACGCGGCGGCCGAGCGGATGCGCTTCAAGGCGACGCCGGAGTTCGTCACCCTGCTCGACGAGTGGCTCGACGCGCGCGGGGACGAGGACTTCACCCCGCGGCAGATCGAGCAGAGGAACAAGTGGCTGTCGGAGGAATGGGTCGCGGACGCCTTCGCGGCCTCGCGGGGCCTGCCCGTCTTCGCCCGCCTTGAGCTCCTCGCCGAGAGCGCCGCGAGCCGGCTGCGGCAGGAGGTGCTGGACAAGGGCGGCAGGTGGTCGGCGGCGGACAACAACGGCATCCGCAAGCAGGTGCGCGCCATGTTCCCGCACAAGGACGCGTTCGCCCTGTACAAGGCGTTCTACCAGGACCCTGAGCGCAAGGGCCTGTTCAAGCCGCTCGGCCGGAAGAAGATCGAGTATGCGGATGTCTTCCCGCTGGTCTACACCCTGATCAAGACGTTCCGGCAGGAGGGTTACGGTCGCATCCGGCACCTCCTGGTGGACGAGATGCAGGACTACACGCCCGTCCAGTACGCGGTGCTGCGTGAGCTGTTCTCCTGCAAGATGACGATCCTCGGGGACGCCAACCAGTCGGTGAACCCGCTCAGCTCCTCGTCGCTGCCGGTGATCCGCGACATCTTCCCGGAGGCGGACTGCCTGGAGCTGGTCGAGCGGCACCGGCAGAGCGAGTACCGCTCCCTCGGCATCGTCTGCAAGACGGTCGCGCAGGCGGAGGGGCTGTACCGAATCCTGTCGGCGGCGGGCGAAGACCTGGCCTTCCTCGACTACGAGAGCACGGAGTTCAGCGCCGGCACCGTCATCACCTCGGCGCACATCGCCAAGGGACTGGAATTCGACGCCGTGATCGTCCCGGACGTGGACCACACGAACTACGCCAACGAGATGGACAAGTGCATGCTCTACATCGCCTGCACCAGGGCCATGCACGAACTCCACCTGACCCACGCCGGGCCCCTCTCGCGCTTCTTGGAGTTCACCAAGGAGCCCGGAAGCCGTCCCAGCGTTGTCGACCCCCAGACGGCGGAGATGCCCGATCTCGCGACTGCTGCAGTGGGCTGA
- a CDS encoding M20/M25/M40 family metallo-hydrolase: protein MSESQPARTITGEDEVVDLCRDLIRIDTSNYGDHSGPGERAAAEYVAEKLAEVGLEPRIFESHEGRASTMARIEGEDPSRPALLIHGHTDVVPANAADWTHHPFSGEIADGCLWGRGAVDMKDMDAMTLAVIRDRMRTGRKPPRDIVLAFLADEEAGGTYGARYLVDHHPDLFEGVTEAISEVGGFSFTVNEQLRLYLVETAQKGMHWMKLTVDGSAGHGSMIHKDNAITELSEAVGRLGRHEFPVRMTKTLRAFLDELGDALGTELDPENMDATLAKLGGIAKMIGATLRNTANPTQLGAGYKVNVIPGQATAHVDGRFLPGYEEEFLADLDRILGPRVKREDVHTDKALETTFDGTLVDAMQSALQAEDPIARAVPYMLSGGTDAKSFDDLGIRGFGFAPLKLPPELDFAGMFHGVDERVPVDGLKFGVRVLDRFIEAS, encoded by the coding sequence ATGAGCGAGTCGCAGCCGGCCCGTACGATCACCGGCGAGGACGAGGTCGTCGACCTGTGCCGGGACCTGATCAGGATCGACACCAGCAACTACGGCGACCACTCGGGTCCGGGTGAGCGGGCGGCCGCCGAGTATGTCGCGGAGAAGCTCGCCGAGGTCGGCCTGGAGCCGCGGATCTTCGAATCCCACGAGGGCCGCGCTTCGACCATGGCCCGGATCGAGGGCGAGGACCCGTCCCGCCCCGCGCTGCTCATCCACGGGCACACCGACGTCGTACCGGCAAACGCCGCCGACTGGACCCACCACCCCTTCTCCGGCGAGATCGCCGACGGCTGCCTCTGGGGCCGGGGCGCGGTCGACATGAAGGACATGGACGCGATGACGCTGGCCGTCATCCGTGACCGGATGCGCACGGGGCGTAAGCCGCCGCGCGACATCGTGCTGGCGTTCCTCGCCGACGAGGAGGCGGGCGGCACGTACGGCGCGCGCTATCTCGTCGACCACCACCCGGACCTCTTCGAAGGGGTGACCGAGGCGATCAGCGAGGTCGGCGGCTTCTCCTTCACCGTCAACGAGCAGCTGCGGCTCTATCTCGTCGAGACGGCGCAGAAGGGCATGCATTGGATGAAGCTGACCGTGGACGGCTCCGCCGGGCACGGATCGATGATCCACAAGGACAACGCCATCACCGAACTGTCCGAGGCCGTCGGCCGATTGGGGCGGCACGAGTTCCCGGTACGGATGACCAAGACCCTGCGGGCCTTCCTGGACGAGCTCGGGGACGCGCTGGGCACCGAGCTCGACCCGGAGAACATGGACGCCACGCTGGCCAAGCTCGGCGGTATCGCCAAGATGATCGGCGCCACGCTCAGGAACACCGCCAACCCGACGCAGCTGGGCGCCGGTTACAAGGTCAACGTCATCCCCGGGCAGGCGACCGCGCACGTGGACGGTCGCTTCCTGCCGGGGTACGAGGAGGAGTTCCTCGCCGACCTTGACCGGATCCTGGGCCCACGGGTGAAGCGCGAGGACGTGCACACCGACAAGGCGCTGGAGACCACCTTCGACGGCACCCTGGTCGACGCGATGCAGTCGGCGCTGCAGGCCGAGGATCCGATCGCGCGTGCCGTCCCGTACATGCTCTCCGGCGGTACGGACGCCAAGTCCTTCGACGACCTCGGGATCCGCGGCTTCGGCTTCGCGCCGCTGAAGCTGCCGCCGGAGCTGGACTTCGCGGGAATGTTCCACGGTGTGGACGAGCGAGTGCCGGTGGACGGACTGAAGTTCGGGGTGCGAGTACTCGACCGATTCATCGAGGCGAGTTGA
- a CDS encoding chaplin: MIKKVVAATAVAGGVVLAGAGLAAADAGAQGAAVHSPGVASGNVVQAPVGVPMNACGNTSSIVGLLNPAFGNYCANH, encoded by the coding sequence ATGATCAAGAAGGTCGTCGCTGCTACAGCCGTCGCCGGTGGTGTGGTGCTCGCCGGTGCGGGCCTGGCCGCTGCTGATGCGGGTGCTCAGGGCGCTGCCGTGCATTCCCCGGGAGTCGCCTCCGGCAACGTCGTCCAGGCGCCGGTCGGCGTTCCGATGAACGCCTGCGGCAACACGTCCTCTATCGTTGGGCTGCTGAACCCCGCCTTCGGCAACTACTGCGCAAACCACTGA
- a CDS encoding chaplin, which translates to MRQVARKGLITMAAAGGVLAAVGGYAHADSGASGSAAHSPGVASGNNVQAPVGVAVNACGNSVNVVGLLNPTFGNKCAHDSGGKHRGPQSGDHHDHHGTSGKSGKHRSGHSGHSGHHGAAASGSAVDSPGVASGNNVQAPVGVAVNACGNSVDVVGLLNPTFGNDCGSDSSTLPPTGPDYPQHPGGHHPPKAEQPGDPEQPSAPDRPSDSGQPSAPEHRNGPDAPDAPDASGTADTPGAPGMRPQAESAPRSELVTTPGGPKAQAKGGEQLADTGAGTIGYAVPVSAGMLLGGAVLYRRARSARR; encoded by the coding sequence ATGAGACAGGTCGCACGAAAGGGCCTGATCACGATGGCGGCCGCGGGCGGAGTGCTCGCCGCCGTCGGGGGCTACGCGCACGCGGACTCGGGGGCAAGCGGCAGCGCGGCGCATTCACCCGGTGTCGCGTCCGGCAACAACGTCCAGGCGCCGGTCGGCGTAGCGGTCAACGCCTGCGGCAACAGCGTCAACGTCGTCGGACTGCTCAACCCCACATTCGGGAACAAGTGCGCCCATGACAGCGGCGGCAAGCACCGCGGTCCGCAGAGCGGCGACCACCATGACCACCATGGCACGAGCGGCAAGAGTGGCAAGCATCGGAGCGGGCACAGTGGCCACAGCGGGCATCACGGCGCCGCGGCCTCGGGCAGCGCGGTGGATTCGCCCGGTGTCGCGTCCGGCAACAACGTCCAGGCGCCGGTCGGCGTAGCGGTCAACGCCTGCGGCAACAGCGTCGATGTCGTCGGACTGCTCAACCCCACATTCGGGAACGACTGCGGGAGCGACTCGTCGACGCTGCCGCCGACGGGCCCCGACTACCCGCAGCACCCCGGCGGGCACCACCCGCCCAAGGCGGAGCAGCCGGGAGACCCGGAGCAGCCGTCGGCCCCGGACCGGCCGTCGGATTCCGGACAGCCTTCGGCGCCGGAGCACCGCAACGGTCCGGACGCACCGGATGCCCCGGACGCCAGCGGCACTGCGGACACCCCCGGTGCCCCGGGGATGCGGCCGCAGGCCGAGTCCGCGCCGCGCTCCGAGCTCGTCACGACCCCCGGGGGGCCCAAGGCCCAGGCCAAGGGCGGCGAGCAGCTCGCGGACACCGGCGCCGGGACGATCGGATACGCCGTACCGGTGAGCGCCGGGATGCTGCTCGGCGGAGCGGTGCTCTACCGCCGGGCCCGCAGCGCGCGCAGGTGA
- a CDS encoding DUF5703 family protein — MPEYEFCDVYVPRGVSRKAATRLLTDHAEYGHWELDRLRLNPDGSRRVRLRRRIIRQLRATW; from the coding sequence ATGCCGGAATACGAATTCTGCGATGTGTATGTACCCCGGGGGGTGTCCCGGAAGGCTGCCACACGCCTGCTGACCGACCATGCCGAGTACGGACACTGGGAGTTGGACCGACTGCGCCTCAACCCGGACGGCAGCCGACGGGTGCGGCTGCGCCGCCGGATCATCCGACAGCTCCGGGCCACGTGGTGA